In Gemmobacter sp. 24YEA27, a genomic segment contains:
- the ruvA gene encoding Holliday junction branch migration protein RuvA — MIGKISGRLDWKGIDTVLIDCRGVGYIVHVSDRTLAGLPPEGEMVALYTDLLVREDLLQLFGFPTMIEKEWHKLLMTVQGVGAKASMAILGALGAEGAARAITLGDARAVQAAPGVGPKLAQRVILELKSKAPSLMARGAGLAHGDAPVLEEPEAAPVPRKAAKPKPPSEGAIRAAYTADALSALANLGYGTSDAAEAVARVSGENPEADTAALIRLALKHLAPR; from the coding sequence ATGATCGGAAAGATTTCGGGGCGGCTGGACTGGAAGGGGATCGACACGGTGCTGATCGATTGCCGGGGCGTGGGCTATATTGTTCATGTCTCTGACCGCACGCTGGCGGGCCTGCCGCCTGAGGGCGAGATGGTGGCGCTTTATACCGACCTGCTGGTGCGCGAGGATCTTTTGCAGCTCTTCGGCTTTCCAACCATGATAGAAAAGGAATGGCATAAGCTTTTGATGACGGTGCAGGGGGTGGGGGCCAAGGCCTCGATGGCGATCCTCGGTGCGCTCGGGGCCGAGGGGGCCGCGCGGGCAATCACGCTCGGGGATGCGCGGGCGGTGCAGGCGGCGCCCGGCGTCGGCCCGAAACTGGCGCAGCGCGTGATCCTCGAGCTGAAATCGAAAGCACCGTCCCTCATGGCGCGTGGCGCGGGCCTCGCCCATGGCGATGCGCCGGTGCTGGAAGAACCCGAGGCCGCGCCTGTGCCGCGCAAAGCCGCAAAGCCGAAACCCCCGTCCGAGGGGGCGATCCGCGCCGCTTATACCGCCGATGCGCTCTCGGCGCTGGCCAATCTCGGCTATGGCACGTCGGATGCAGCCGAAGCGGTGGCGCGGGTCTCGGGCGAAAATCCAGAGGCAGATACGGCGGCGCTGATCCGGCTGGCGCTGAAACATCTCGCGCCGCGTTAA
- the htpX gene encoding zinc metalloprotease HtpX has product MGNIRTFVLMAVLTALFMGLGALLGGATGAVVALLIAAAMNLYTYWNSDKSVLRMTGARAVDEHSAPDLVGIVNQLADAAGMPRPKVYIMETAQPNAFATGRNPENAAVAATTGLLNSLSREEIAAVMAHELAHIKNRDTLTMTVTATFAGAIAMLANFGMFFGNSDRERPGGMIGTIALMILAPMAAGIVQMAISRSREYEADRLGAEICGRPDWLASALRKIDGLARGRMNVQAEKDPALAHMFIINPLNGRGADNLFSTHPATKNRIAALMELRPTRQEGNIRRSSVPKSGRNIRQDPWG; this is encoded by the coding sequence ATGGGAAATATCCGCACTTTCGTCCTGATGGCGGTGCTGACCGCGCTGTTTATGGGGCTGGGCGCGTTGCTCGGAGGCGCCACCGGCGCCGTTGTCGCGCTTTTGATCGCGGCGGCGATGAACCTCTATACATATTGGAATTCCGACAAGTCGGTCTTGCGGATGACCGGCGCCCGGGCCGTGGATGAGCATTCAGCCCCGGATCTGGTCGGTATTGTGAACCAGCTGGCGGATGCCGCCGGGATGCCGCGCCCGAAGGTCTATATAATGGAGACCGCGCAACCCAATGCCTTTGCCACCGGGCGCAACCCGGAGAATGCCGCAGTGGCGGCGACGACGGGCCTTTTGAACAGCCTTTCACGCGAAGAGATCGCGGCAGTGATGGCGCATGAACTGGCCCATATCAAAAACCGCGACACCCTGACGATGACAGTGACCGCGACCTTCGCCGGTGCCATCGCGATGCTTGCGAATTTCGGCATGTTCTTCGGTAATTCCGACCGCGAGCGCCCTGGTGGCATGATCGGAACGATTGCGCTGATGATCCTCGCGCCGATGGCGGCGGGGATCGTGCAAATGGCCATCTCGCGCAGCCGGGAATATGAGGCGGACCGGCTTGGTGCCGAAATCTGCGGTCGTCCGGACTGGCTCGCCTCTGCGCTGCGCAAGATTGACGGGCTGGCGCGGGGACGGATGAATGTCCAGGCCGAGAAGGATCCGGCGCTGGCGCATATGTTCATCATAAACCCGCTGAACGGGCGCGGCGCCGATAACCTCTTTTCCACGCATCCCGCGACGAAAAACCGGATCGCGGCCCTGATGGAGCTGCGCCCGACCCGTCAGGAGGGCAATATCCGCCGCAGTTCCGTGCCGAAATCCGGCCGCAATATCCGCCAGGACCCATGGGGCTGA
- a CDS encoding zinc-finger domain-containing protein, which translates to MTLPAPDTKIVTTWKVACDGGEGALGHPRVWLAIPQDSGFVECGYCDRRFEIDRAHAHDDH; encoded by the coding sequence ATGACCCTGCCAGCCCCGGACACCAAGATCGTCACCACCTGGAAAGTGGCCTGCGACGGCGGCGAGGGCGCTCTGGGTCACCCGCGCGTCTGGCTTGCGATCCCGCAGGACAGCGGCTTTGTCGAATGCGGCTATTGCGACCGCCGGTTCGAGATCGACCGCGCCCATGCGCATGACGATCACTGA
- the polA gene encoding DNA polymerase I, producing the protein MTFGKGHHLHLIDGSAYIFRAYHALPPLTKSDGTPVGAVQGFSNILWGEITKERSSGAATHIAVVFDHSSKTFRNDIYPDYKANRPPPPEDLRPQFPLTREATRAFNVACIEQEGFEADDIIATLARLAVEAGGSATIISSDKDLMQLVRPGVDILEPMKNRQIGPDEVFEKFGVGPERVIDVQALAGDAVDNVPGAPGIGLKTAALLINEYGSLEELLDRASEIKQPKRRETLIDNRAQILTSKQLVSLDADVPLEVTLDQLEVLKPDAEKLLAFLTHMEFRGLSRRVAEKLKVEVPVIEAAKPATAAVTEVEAPAISEAGYVTIIDHATLDAWIARIREIGHVAVDTETTSLDEMQADLVGISLSVDTGIAAYIPLAHVKGGDDLFGAAERVPGQLDPAEVLAKLKPVLEDPAILKIGQNIKYDWKIFARQHPSIRIAPFDDTMLMSYAMFAGLNNHGMDELSEKYLGHHTKPIKDLIGTGKSQVTFDKVEIAAASHYAAEDADVTLRFWQQFRPRLHREKVTTVYETLERPLVTVLAEMEMAGVKVDRDTLSRMSNAFAQKLAQYEDEIVEIAGEKFNPGSPKQLGEVLFDRLGVPGGEKGKTGAYGTGADILEDITTLEDSHPQGAKLAAKILDWRQIAKLKSTYTDALQQAINPETGRVHTSYSIAGANTGRLASTDPNLQNIPVRTEEGRRIREAFVAPEGRVLVSLDYSQIELRILAHIANIPALKQAFKDGLDIHAMTASEMFGVPVEGMDPMIRRQAKAINFGVIYGISGFGLARNLRIPRAEAQGFIDRYFERFPGIRAYMDETIDFAKKHEFVQTLFGRRINTPQINAKGPGAGFAKRAAINAPIQGTAADVIRRAMIRMPAAIAGIDARMLLQVHDELLFEVAEAEADRLIAVAKEVMETASDPAVKLDVRLVVEAGTGRNWAEAH; encoded by the coding sequence ATGACGTTCGGTAAAGGCCATCACCTGCATCTGATCGACGGCTCGGCCTATATTTTCCGGGCCTATCATGCGCTGCCGCCTCTGACGAAATCCGATGGCACGCCGGTCGGCGCTGTGCAGGGGTTCTCGAATATCCTCTGGGGCGAAATCACGAAAGAGCGCTCTTCCGGCGCCGCCACCCATATCGCCGTGGTGTTTGACCATTCGTCAAAGACCTTCCGCAACGATATCTACCCCGACTATAAGGCGAACCGTCCGCCGCCGCCCGAGGATCTGCGCCCCCAGTTCCCGCTGACGCGCGAGGCGACGCGCGCCTTCAATGTCGCCTGTATCGAACAGGAGGGGTTTGAGGCCGATGACATCATCGCAACGCTGGCGCGGCTGGCGGTCGAGGCCGGGGGATCGGCCACGATCATTTCGTCCGACAAGGATCTGATGCAGCTGGTGCGCCCAGGTGTCGATATTCTGGAGCCGATGAAGAACCGCCAGATCGGCCCGGATGAGGTGTTCGAGAAATTCGGCGTAGGGCCCGAGCGCGTGATCGATGTCCAGGCGCTGGCCGGGGATGCGGTCGATAATGTGCCAGGCGCGCCGGGGATCGGGCTGAAAACGGCGGCTTTGCTGATCAATGAATATGGCTCGCTGGAAGAGCTGCTCGACCGCGCGAGCGAGATCAAACAGCCCAAACGGCGCGAGACATTGATCGACAACCGCGCCCAGATCCTGACCTCGAAACAGCTTGTCTCGCTTGATGCCGATGTGCCGCTGGAGGTGACGCTGGATCAGCTGGAAGTGCTGAAGCCCGATGCCGAAAAGCTGCTCGCGTTCCTGACCCATATGGAGTTTCGCGGCCTCTCGCGCCGGGTGGCCGAAAAGCTGAAGGTCGAGGTGCCGGTGATTGAGGCGGCTAAACCCGCCACCGCCGCCGTGACCGAGGTGGAGGCGCCCGCGATCAGCGAGGCGGGTTACGTCACCATCATCGATCATGCCACACTGGATGCCTGGATCGCGCGCATCCGCGAGATCGGCCATGTCGCGGTCGATACCGAGACCACCTCGCTGGATGAGATGCAGGCGGATCTGGTGGGGATCTCGCTTTCCGTCGATACCGGCATTGCCGCCTATATCCCGCTGGCGCATGTGAAGGGCGGTGATGATCTCTTCGGAGCCGCCGAGCGGGTTCCCGGCCAGCTGGATCCGGCGGAGGTGCTGGCAAAGCTGAAACCGGTGCTGGAAGATCCGGCGATCCTGAAAATCGGCCAGAATATCAAATATGACTGGAAGATTTTCGCGCGTCAGCATCCGTCAATCCGGATCGCGCCCTTCGACGATACGATGCTGATGAGCTATGCTATGTTCGCCGGCCTCAACAATCACGGCATGGACGAGCTTTCCGAGAAATACCTTGGCCATCACACCAAACCAATCAAGGATTTGATCGGCACCGGCAAATCTCAGGTGACCTTCGACAAGGTCGAGATCGCGGCAGCCAGCCACTATGCGGCGGAAGATGCCGATGTGACCTTGCGGTTCTGGCAGCAGTTCAGGCCGCGCCTGCACCGCGAAAAGGTCACCACCGTCTATGAAACGCTGGAACGCCCGCTGGTCACGGTGCTGGCGGAAATGGAGATGGCGGGGGTCAAAGTCGACCGCGATACGCTGTCGCGCATGTCGAATGCTTTCGCGCAAAAGCTCGCGCAATATGAAGACGAGATCGTTGAAATCGCGGGCGAAAAATTCAACCCCGGTTCCCCGAAACAGCTGGGTGAGGTGCTCTTTGACCGTCTTGGCGTGCCGGGGGGCGAAAAGGGCAAGACCGGCGCCTATGGCACCGGCGCCGATATCCTCGAAGACATCACCACCCTGGAAGACAGCCATCCGCAGGGCGCGAAGCTGGCGGCAAAGATCCTTGACTGGCGTCAGATCGCCAAACTGAAATCGACCTATACCGACGCGCTGCAACAGGCGATCAACCCCGAGACCGGGCGGGTGCATACGTCCTATTCCATCGCGGGCGCCAATACCGGGCGCCTCGCCTCGACCGATCCGAACCTGCAAAACATTCCCGTTCGCACCGAAGAAGGCCGCCGCATCCGGGAGGCCTTTGTGGCACCGGAAGGCCGGGTTCTGGTCTCGCTCGACTATTCCCAGATCGAGCTCAGGATCCTCGCCCATATCGCCAATATCCCGGCGCTGAAACAGGCGTTCAAAGACGGGCTGGACATCCACGCGATGACGGCCTCCGAGATGTTCGGCGTGCCGGTCGAAGGCATGGATCCGATGATCCGCCGCCAGGCGAAAGCGATCAATTTCGGGGTGATCTACGGGATTTCGGGCTTTGGTCTGGCGCGCAACCTCCGCATTCCCCGCGCCGAAGCCCAGGGCTTCATCGACCGCTATTTCGAACGTTTCCCCGGCATCCGCGCCTATATGGACGAGACCATCGACTTCGCGAAAAAGCATGAATTCGTGCAGACCCTGTTCGGGCGCCGCATCAACACACCGCAGATCAATGCGAAAGGCCCCGGCGCCGGTTTCGCCAAACGCGCCGCGATCAACGCGCCGATCCAGGGCACCGCTGCCGATGTGATCCGCCGCGCCATGATCCGGATGCCGGCCGCGATTGCGGGCATCGACGCGCGGATGCTCCTCCAGGTGCATGACGAGCTTTTGTTCGAGGTGGCGGAAGCTGAGGCAGACCGTCTGATTGCGGTTGCGAAAGAGGTGATGGAAACCGCCTCTGACCCGGCGGTAAAGCTGGATGTGCGTCTTGTTGTCGAGGCCGGAACCGGCCGCAACTGGGCCGAGGCGCATTAA
- a CDS encoding metallopeptidase family protein has translation MTNPSPDAIAPSLDLIESLAREAVATLPEPWRLPATHVVLRVEDFAPEEMLEAMDLNDPFELTGLYEGIPLTEKSVSDQALHPDMVWLFRRPILDEWAERGNVSLQELVSHVVIHELAHHFGWSDAEISEVDRWWE, from the coding sequence ATGACAAATCCCTCGCCCGATGCCATCGCCCCTTCGCTTGACCTGATCGAAAGCCTCGCCCGCGAGGCGGTCGCGACCCTGCCGGAACCCTGGCGACTGCCCGCGACCCATGTCGTGCTCCGGGTCGAGGATTTCGCGCCTGAAGAGATGCTCGAGGCGATGGATCTCAATGATCCGTTCGAGCTGACCGGCCTTTATGAAGGCATTCCCCTGACCGAGAAATCGGTTTCGGATCAGGCGCTGCATCCGGATATGGTCTGGCTCTTCCGTCGCCCGATCCTTGACGAATGGGCCGAGCGCGGCAATGTCTCGCTCCAGGAACTGGTCAGCCATGTGGTGATCCATGAACTGGCGCATCATTTCGGCTGGTCGGATGCGGAGATTTCCGAGGTCGACCGCTGGTGGGAATGA
- a CDS encoding MBL fold metallo-hydrolase yields MSGLTRRHAFFATAALPFAAAATAGLPQKASAQAELQGAGGGLFRRFRHGAFEVTTLLAGTGENSNPKGTFGLNVSDADFAASSQAAFIPVDRAVNFFTPVLVNTGKELILFDTGLAAEGVLAALGQAGVSPQQVDAVVLTHMHADHIGGLTMSDGATPVFPRARYITSQIEYDYWAGQENEGFEKKVRPLRDLTRFVTDGGEAAPGITALAAYGHTPGHMAWMIESEGKLLVLTADTANHYVWSLENPDWEVRFDLDKTEAAATRKRIFGMIAADRLPFIGYHMPFPGLGYAEPKGTGFRFVPHSYQLAFES; encoded by the coding sequence ATGTCAGGACTGACCCGCCGCCACGCGTTTTTCGCCACTGCCGCCCTGCCTTTTGCCGCCGCCGCAACTGCCGGCCTGCCGCAAAAAGCCAGCGCCCAGGCCGAATTGCAGGGTGCCGGAGGCGGGCTCTTCCGCCGCTTCCGCCATGGCGCATTCGAGGTGACGACGCTCCTTGCCGGTACGGGTGAGAATTCCAATCCGAAAGGTACTTTCGGGCTGAATGTCAGCGACGCGGATTTCGCCGCCTCCTCGCAGGCGGCGTTTATCCCTGTCGACCGCGCCGTGAACTTCTTCACGCCGGTTCTGGTCAATACCGGCAAGGAACTGATCCTCTTTGACACCGGGCTCGCGGCCGAAGGCGTGCTGGCGGCGCTCGGCCAGGCGGGGGTCTCGCCGCAACAGGTGGATGCGGTGGTGCTGACCCATATGCATGCCGACCATATCGGCGGGCTGACCATGTCGGATGGCGCCACGCCGGTTTTCCCCCGCGCACGCTACATCACCTCGCAGATCGAATATGACTACTGGGCCGGCCAGGAAAATGAAGGCTTCGAGAAAAAGGTCCGACCTCTGCGCGATCTGACGAGGTTCGTGACCGACGGAGGCGAGGCCGCGCCCGGCATCACCGCATTGGCCGCCTATGGCCATACCCCCGGCCATATGGCCTGGATGATCGAGAGCGAGGGCAAGCTGCTGGTTCTCACCGCCGATACTGCAAATCACTATGTCTGGTCCCTGGAAAACCCCGACTGGGAGGTCCGGTTCGATCTCGACAAGACCGAGGCCGCCGCCACCCGCAAGCGCATCTTCGGCATGATCGCCGCCGACCGTCTGCCCTTCATCGGCTATCACATGCCGTTCCCGGGCCTTGGCTATGCCGAGCCGAAAGGCACAGGCTTCCGCTTCGTCCCCCACAGCTACCAGCTCGCTTTCGAATCCTGA
- the gltX gene encoding glutamate--tRNA ligase has protein sequence MSKPVSKPVVTRFAPSPTGYIHVGNLRTALMNYLIARKAGGTFILRLDDTDQERSKQEYIDGLKQDLDWLGLHWDQIERQSARYDRYHEAAEKLRASGRFYEAFESPTELDLKRKKQLNMGRPPVYDRASLGLTEEQKAAFRAEGKAGYWRFLLNQNRIEWHDGIIGDISIDAASVSDPVLIRADGQVLYTFASSVDDVEMGVTHIVRGADHVTNTATQIQIMEAMGGTPPEFAHHSLLSGPKGEELSKRLGALSLRDLRAQGVEPMALLSLMARLGSSKPVEPVASIDELAEGFDIESFGAAPTKFDPADLFPLTRHYVQAWPFDQVRERILALGVPEDQAVQFWTVAKDNITVPADLEGWWKLFSEGAEPVIDEADRDFVREALALLPPRPWTKETWGQWTGAVKAATGRKGKDLFMPLRKALTGQAHGPDMSDVLPLLQKLPAL, from the coding sequence ATGTCGAAACCCGTGTCGAAACCTGTCGTCACCCGCTTTGCCCCGTCGCCCACCGGCTATATCCATGTCGGCAATCTGCGCACCGCGCTGATGAATTACCTGATCGCCCGTAAGGCCGGCGGGACCTTCATCCTGCGCCTCGACGATACCGACCAGGAACGCTCGAAACAGGAATACATCGACGGGCTGAAACAGGATCTCGACTGGCTCGGCCTGCATTGGGACCAGATCGAACGTCAGTCCGCCCGCTATGACCGCTATCACGAGGCCGCCGAAAAGCTGCGCGCCAGTGGTCGTTTCTACGAGGCCTTTGAAAGCCCGACCGAGCTGGACCTCAAGCGCAAGAAACAGCTGAATATGGGCCGCCCGCCGGTCTATGACCGCGCCTCGCTCGGGCTGACGGAAGAGCAAAAGGCCGCGTTCCGTGCCGAAGGCAAAGCCGGCTACTGGCGTTTCCTGCTGAACCAGAACCGCATCGAATGGCATGACGGGATCATCGGCGATATCTCGATCGATGCGGCCTCGGTCTCGGATCCGGTGCTGATCCGCGCCGATGGCCAGGTGCTTTATACTTTCGCCTCCTCGGTCGATGACGTGGAAATGGGCGTGACCCATATCGTGCGCGGCGCCGACCATGTGACCAATACCGCGACCCAGATCCAGATCATGGAAGCGATGGGTGGCACGCCGCCTGAATTCGCGCACCACTCGCTGCTCTCGGGCCCGAAAGGCGAAGAGCTGTCCAAGCGCCTCGGCGCGCTTTCGCTGCGTGATCTGCGCGCGCAGGGCGTCGAGCCCATGGCGCTTTTGTCGCTGATGGCGCGGCTGGGGTCTTCGAAACCGGTGGAGCCGGTTGCCTCGATCGACGAGCTGGCCGAGGGGTTCGACATCGAAAGCTTCGGCGCGGCGCCGACGAAATTCGACCCGGCTGATCTTTTCCCGCTGACCCGGCATTACGTCCAGGCCTGGCCCTTTGATCAGGTGCGCGAGCGCATTCTGGCCCTTGGCGTCCCTGAAGATCAGGCCGTGCAGTTCTGGACCGTGGCCAAAGACAATATTACCGTGCCGGCGGATCTCGAGGGCTGGTGGAAGCTGTTCTCGGAAGGGGCAGAGCCGGTTATTGACGAGGCCGACCGCGATTTCGTGCGCGAGGCGCTTGCGCTGTTGCCGCCGCGGCCCTGGACGAAAGAGACTTGGGGGCAATGGACCGGCGCGGTCAAAGCCGCCACTGGCAGGAAGGGCAAGGATCTGTTCATGCCACTGCGCAAGGCGTTGACGGGCCAGGCACATGGGCCGGATATGTCGGATGTCCTGCCGCTTTTGCAGAAACTTCCTGCACTCTGA
- a CDS encoding MATE family efflux transporter: MAEAKFVQGNLFRHIVVMSLTSSIGLMAVFVVDLINMAYISWLGRSELAAAVGYAGAVLFFTTSFGIGLSIAVSALVSRAIGQRDLRLAREKATTGMLLGFLFGVPFAGLVWLLLSPMVRLLGAEGETHDLAVHYLQIVTLGQPMLMLGMIGSAVLRAHGDARAAMMATVWGAVVTAALDPVLIFGFGLDLTGAALAGLVSRAVILFMAVRPIVTRYGGFDRPSLRQVWHDMAPVWAIGIPAILTQVATPVGQAFVTRTASGFGEAAVAGMAIAGRLTPVAFGVIFALAGAIGPIIGQNIGAGRMDRVRQAFRDAVIFTGLVILLVSGLLFLLRALIADLFNAQGLTREIVYLFCGPLALMWFFNGLIFAGNAVCNNLGRPFWSTVVNWGRHTLGTIPLAIWFGQIWGAQGVLIGQAVGGVAFGLLAVIFARLAIAHPNLPTGRGAPAPVAVSQPEAEAAAPGERRA, translated from the coding sequence ATGGCTGAGGCGAAATTCGTTCAGGGAAATCTCTTCCGCCACATCGTGGTGATGTCGCTGACATCCTCCATTGGCCTGATGGCGGTCTTTGTCGTCGATCTGATCAATATGGCCTATATTTCCTGGCTGGGCCGATCCGAGCTTGCGGCGGCGGTCGGCTATGCCGGGGCGGTGTTGTTCTTTACCACCTCTTTCGGGATCGGGTTGTCGATTGCGGTCTCGGCTCTGGTGAGCCGGGCCATCGGGCAGCGGGATCTGCGGCTCGCGCGCGAGAAGGCGACGACCGGGATGCTGCTCGGGTTTCTGTTCGGGGTGCCTTTTGCGGGTCTGGTCTGGCTTTTGCTGTCGCCGATGGTGCGGCTTTTGGGCGCTGAGGGCGAGACCCATGATCTGGCAGTACATTATCTGCAGATCGTGACCCTAGGGCAGCCGATGCTGATGCTGGGGATGATCGGTTCCGCCGTTTTGCGCGCCCATGGCGATGCCCGGGCCGCGATGATGGCAACGGTCTGGGGCGCGGTGGTGACGGCGGCGCTGGATCCGGTGCTGATCTTCGGCTTCGGCCTTGATCTGACCGGTGCGGCGCTGGCCGGGCTGGTCAGCCGGGCGGTGATCCTTTTCATGGCGGTGCGGCCGATTGTGACGCGTTACGGCGGCTTTGACCGGCCTTCGCTGCGGCAGGTATGGCATGATATGGCGCCGGTCTGGGCGATTGGCATTCCCGCGATCCTGACCCAGGTGGCGACGCCGGTGGGGCAGGCATTCGTGACCCGCACGGCCTCGGGATTTGGCGAGGCGGCGGTCGCAGGGATGGCGATTGCCGGGCGGCTGACGCCGGTTGCCTTCGGGGTGATTTTCGCGTTGGCGGGCGCCATCGGGCCGATCATCGGGCAGAATATCGGCGCGGGGCGGATGGACCGTGTCAGACAGGCCTTTCGCGATGCGGTGATCTTTACCGGGCTGGTGATCCTTTTGGTCTCGGGGCTTTTGTTCCTGCTGCGCGCGCTGATTGCCGATCTCTTCAACGCGCAGGGCCTCACGCGCGAGATCGTCTACCTGTTCTGCGGACCACTGGCTTTGATGTGGTTTTTCAACGGGCTGATCTTTGCCGGAAACGCCGTCTGCAACAATCTTGGCCGGCCGTTCTGGTCCACGGTGGTGAATTGGGGGCGCCATACCCTCGGCACGATTCCCTTGGCGATCTGGTTCGGACAGATCTGGGGCGCCCAGGGGGTGCTGATCGGGCAGGCGGTGGGCGGGGTCGCCTTTGGCCTTCTGGCGGTGATTTTCGCGCGCCTCGCGATTGCGCATCCGAACCTGCCGACAGGGCGCGGTGCACCGGCACCGGTCGCGGTCAGCCAGCCCGAGGCGGAAGCCGCAGCGCCGGGCGAGCGGCGGGCCTGA
- the gcvT gene encoding glycine cleavage system aminomethyltransferase GcvT: MTDLLRLPLHGLHLELGGKMVPFAGYEMPVQYPAGVMAEHLHVRAAAGLFDVSHMGQVVLRPKGSMESLGLALERLMPVDVLGVAPGRQRYGIFTSETGGILDDLMFANRGTDYLLVVNAARKAHDFAHLTRHLADEAEIDIQTGRALLALQGPAAESVLAVLVPDVTAMQFMDVASVPTVFGELWISRSGYTGEDGFEISVPEAAVPDFARALLALDGVAPIGLGARDSLRLEAGLCLYGHDIDETTSPVEAGLGWAIQKARRAGGARAGGFPGETRILAELAEGPSRKRVGLRPEGRAPMREGVELFATDGTPIGAITSGGFAPSVQAPVAMGYVASAFAAPRTGIEAELRGKKLPVVVAATPFHPTHYKR; the protein is encoded by the coding sequence TTGACCGACCTTTTGCGCCTTCCGTTGCACGGGCTCCATCTGGAGCTTGGCGGGAAAATGGTGCCCTTCGCGGGCTATGAGATGCCGGTGCAATATCCGGCCGGGGTGATGGCGGAACATCTGCATGTCAGGGCGGCGGCCGGGCTCTTCGATGTGAGCCATATGGGCCAGGTCGTGCTGCGCCCGAAAGGATCGATGGAGAGTCTCGGGCTGGCGCTGGAGCGGCTGATGCCGGTCGATGTGCTGGGCGTAGCACCTGGCCGCCAGCGCTATGGCATTTTCACCAGCGAGACCGGCGGCATTCTTGATGATCTGATGTTTGCCAATCGCGGGACGGATTACCTTCTGGTGGTGAATGCGGCGCGCAAGGCGCATGATTTCGCACATCTGACCCGGCATCTCGCCGATGAGGCCGAGATCGACATCCAGACCGGGCGGGCGCTGCTGGCGCTGCAGGGGCCAGCGGCAGAATCGGTGCTGGCGGTTCTGGTGCCGGATGTGACGGCGATGCAGTTCATGGATGTCGCGTCGGTCCCGACAGTGTTCGGTGAGCTCTGGATCTCGCGGTCAGGCTATACCGGCGAGGACGGGTTCGAGATTTCGGTGCCGGAGGCCGCGGTTCCTGATTTCGCGCGGGCGCTGCTGGCATTGGACGGCGTGGCGCCGATTGGCCTTGGCGCGCGCGACAGTCTGCGGCTTGAGGCGGGGCTTTGCCTTTACGGCCATGATATTGACGAGACCACGAGCCCGGTCGAGGCGGGTCTTGGCTGGGCGATCCAGAAGGCACGTCGCGCCGGCGGTGCGCGGGCGGGCGGTTTCCCGGGCGAGACGCGGATCCTTGCCGAGCTGGCGGAAGGCCCCTCGCGCAAACGCGTGGGGCTGCGGCCAGAGGGTCGTGCACCGATGCGCGAAGGCGTGGAACTCTTTGCGACGGATGGCACGCCGATTGGCGCGATCACCTCGGGCGGTTTTGCCCCCTCGGTCCAGGCGCCGGTTGCCATGGGCTATGTTGCGAGCGCCTTTGCGGCCCCCCGCACCGGCATCGAGGCCGAGCTGCGCGGCAAGAAGCTTCCGGTTGTGGTTGCGGCCACGCCTTTCCACCCAACCCATTACAAACGTTAA
- the gcvH gene encoding glycine cleavage system protein GcvH produces the protein MKFTKEHEWLRVEGDLIVVGITEHAAEALGDVVFVELPEAGIQVAAGDEISVIESVKAASDILAPVEGEIVEVNEALSDNPGLVNEDPLGGAWFFKLKVDDLSVVDQFMDEDEYKDFIG, from the coding sequence ATGAAATTCACCAAGGAACATGAATGGCTGCGCGTCGAGGGTGACCTGATCGTGGTCGGGATCACTGAACATGCGGCTGAAGCGCTTGGCGATGTGGTGTTCGTGGAGCTTCCCGAAGCGGGAATACAGGTGGCGGCCGGAGATGAGATTTCGGTGATCGAGAGCGTTAAGGCGGCCTCGGATATCCTCGCGCCGGTCGAGGGCGAGATCGTCGAGGTGAATGAGGCTCTTTCGGACAATCCGGGGCTGGTGAATGAGGATCCGCTGGGCGGCGCCTGGTTCTTTAAGCTGAAGGTCGATGATCTCTCGGTGGTCGATCAGTTCATGGATGAGGATGAGTATAAGGATTTCATCGGCTGA